A window of the Fusarium poae strain DAOMC 252244 chromosome 3, whole genome shotgun sequence genome harbors these coding sequences:
- a CDS encoding hypothetical protein (BUSCO:13987at5125) has product MMTHESIASSTGSYFSQSQFASRWSSGSESHDTKPTNTMLSINFSTPLAGAARSERIKQMTNNHPAFEKSRQSQEILVKIQTSLRRMPGVSSKESNEIIGQLQEVGQIVSTETSQLVDALMNLTLDQEDTDKAIARMSIEANLAKAEADDQAHTLSTIRADLANEKSKRQEAEAEVAKVMEELQKLSREINSLKGKGNDASSDDAKSSPDRDILIKQLGESIQHLEEQVNSRRSLWLMKNPSPESVARAVDTITESCSDKDAVQKSLTSRRFGSDEETNSRDSKPSGPSEVAVAVHSQRPPSAARFGSHIVPGPSRPTSTAPNERRFSQWRPPTPSQPQSRFGTPSSSGTGPQSIYGRNAPRRSFANGSYRPNAPEFFPRSYGNPDKNVTSPSNGGHSQPRQYYPPTPSGGRNKYSRFRDPVPVPDYEGPSGALTTRPPFPGPPIHITDMTIHAWHDQFTELYTSIRGFVARHANQATFVNPMDLSTTRLWTVLLATYHPLSEHEAVSYLDYHLKETSAKSCLVTRVVIDYIVNRVWVPRAWMGAETGATHGLIEVEKDLERTQGQPATRRQQFLDRQASIIDSILKLDSYQEFSKVRCQEISDVILNMIEPLLNPEADPETIYKELESVASAAWALSSRVLSSRLTFDFRFPEIGSRYSSQSMLPIWPDYDPQDLQAEHWRVALVTTPVVTCRNDTGSNISAHSVCVADVVCMR; this is encoded by the exons ATGATGACACACGAGAGCATCGCATCTTCTACCGGTAGCTATTTCTCGCAAAGTCAATTCGCATCGAGGTGGTCTTCCGGCAGCGAGAGTCACGATACCAAGCCTACCAACACCATGTTGAGCATCAACTTCTCGACTCCCCTTGCGGGAGCTGCTCGATCCGAGAGAATCAAGCAGATGACCAATAACCAC CCTGCTTTTGAAAAGTCTCGCCAGTCTCAGGAGATTCTTGTCAAAATCCAAACCTCTCTGCGCCGCATGCCTGGTGTCTCTTCCAAGGAGTCCAACGAGATCATCGGTCAACTCCAGGAAGTCGGGCAGATTGTCAGCACCGAAACGAGCCAGCTCGTCGACGCGCTCATGAATTTGACTCTTGACCAGGAAGATACTGACAAGGCGATCGCGCGCATGAGTATCGAGGCCAATCTTGCCAAGGCAGAGGCCGATGATCAGGCTCATACCCTGAGCACCATTCGTGCCGACCTCGCAAATGAGAAGAGCAAGCGTCAAGAGGCCGAAGCCGAGGTCGCCAAGGTCATGGAAGAACTCCAAAAGCTCTCCCGCGAAATCAACTCGCTCAAAGGGAAGGGCAACGACGCCAGTTCTGATGATGCCAAGTCGTCTCCCGATCGCGACATCTTGATCAAG CAACTCGGGGAATCAATCCAGCACCTTGAGGAACAGGTCAATTCTCGTCGATCCCTTTGGCTCATGAAGAACCCGAGCCCTGAGTCGGTGGCTCGTGCTGTTGATACCATCACCGAGTCTTGCTCTGACAAAGACGCAGTCCAGAAGAGCCTCACGTCGCGCCGCTTTGGCAGCGACGAGGAGACCAACTCGCGTGATAGCAAGCCCTCTGGTCCCAGCGAAGTCGCTGTTGCTGTTCACTCCCAGCGTCCTCCGTCTGCTGCACGCTTTGGGTCGCACATTGTGCCTGGTCCTTCTCGTCCGACATCAACTGCACCAAACGAGCGTCGATTCAGCCAGTGGAGACCTCCTACCCCTTCGCAGCCTCAGTCTCGATTTGGAACCCCTTCTTCAAGCGGTACTGGTCCTCAATCCATCTATGGACGCAACGCTCCCCGTCGCAGCTTCGCCAACGGCAGTTATCGTCCCAATGCTCCCGAGTTTTTCCCCCGGTCCTACGGAAATCCTGACAAGAATGTCACATCTCCCAGCAATGGAGGACATAGTCAACCTCGACAATACTATCCCCCTACTCCCTCGGGCGGGCGTAACAAGTACAGCCGATTCCGTGATCCTGTCCCTGTTCCTGACTACGAAGGCCCGTCTGGTGCGCTGACTACTCGGCCTCCTTTCCCTGGACCTCCTATCCATATCACTGATATGACTATCCACGCTTGGCACGACCAATTCACTGAACTCTATACATCCATCCGCGGTTTTGTTGCCCGTCATGCTAACCAGGCTACTTTTGTCAACCCTATGGATCTCTCCACCACTCGTCTGTGGACTGTCCTCTTGGCAACCTACCATCCTCTTTCTGAGCATGAGGCCGTTTCCTACCTTGACTACCACCTCAAGGAAACTAGCGCGAAATCCTGCTTGGTCACTCGTGTCGTTATCGACTACATTGTCAACCGCGTTTGGGTTCCTCGTGCCTGGATGGGTGCAGAGACTGGTGCTACCCACGGCCTtattgaggttgagaaggatCTTGAACGAACTCAAG GTCAGCCAGCTACTCGCCGTCAGCAGTTCCTTGATCGCCAGGCAAGCATCATTGATTCCATCCTCAAGCTGGATTCGTACCAGGAGTTCAGCAAGGTCCGCTGCCAGGAGATCTCGGATGTCATTCTCAACATGATCGAGCCTCTCCTCAACCCTGAAGCCGACCCTGAGACTATCTACAAGGAACTGGAGAGTGTCGCTTCAGCCGCTTGGGCTTTGTCAAGCCGCGTCCTCAGCAGCCGACTAACCTTTGACTTCCGCTTTCCCGAGATTGGGAGCCGCTACTCTTCCCAGTCCATGCTGCCAATCTGGCCCGATTACGATCCCCAGGATCTTCAGGCTGAGCATTGGCGTGTCGCCCTTGTCACCACCCCTGTTGTGACTTGCCGCAACGACACTGGCTCAAACATCTCTGCACACTCGGTCTGTGTAGCTGATGTCGTCTGCATGCGATAA
- a CDS encoding hypothetical protein (TransMembrane:4 (i189-209o221-241i274-292o298-317i)~BUSCO:29064at5125) produces the protein MPGRTLPTFTRAEVEEHNSGDSCYVTIGNKVYDITDFIEDHPGGPEYVLEYAGRDIEKILKDSDSHTHSDSAYEILDESLVGFLVSEKSVNGHANGNGNAKLSNGDANATVHPRTGMSCEEDLSKETDYNMDYKKNKFLDLNRPLFPQLWFGGFTKEFYLDQVHRPRHYKGGQSAPLFGNFLEPLSKTAWYVVPLIWLPCIAYGTNVAAQGFDNQLYTLGYWVFGVFFWTIIEYVLHRFLFHLDYYLPDNRVGICLHFVLHGIHHYLPMDRYRLVMPPTLFAALAAPFWWVAHSILCHNWYAAVAAYCGGVFGYVCYDLTHYFLHHQDLPLWYKDLKKYHLAHHFLDYELGFGVTSRFWDTIFGTELIYDTKKTK, from the exons ATGCCTGGACGTACGCTTCCAACCTTCACCCGTGCTGAGGTCGAAGAGCACAATTCGGGGGACTCTTGCTATGTCACCATTGGCAACAAGGTCTACGATATCACCGATTTCATTGAGGACCATCCTGGCGGTCCCGAATACGTTCTCGAATATGCCGGCCGCGATATTGAAAAGATCCTCAAAGATTCTGATTCGCACACACATTCTGACTCTGCCTACGAAATCCTCGATGAGAGCCTAGTCGGATTTCTCGTATCCGAAAAGTCCGTCAACGGACATGCCAACGGCAATGGCAATGCGAAACTGTCCAACGGGGATGCCAATGCCACAGTCCACCCTCGGACCGGAATGTCCTGCGAGGAGGATTTGAGCAAGGAAACAGATTACAACATGGACTATAAGAAGAACAAGTTTCTGGACTTGAACCGCCCTCTTTTTCCTCAGCTTTGGTTCGGTGGATTCACTAAAGAATTCTACCTGGATCAAGTCCATCGTCCTAGACATTACAAGGGCGGCCAATCCGCACCGCTGTTTGGAAACTTTCTTGAACCTCTTTCCAAGACAGCTTGGTATGTGGTTCCTCTTATTTGGCTGCCATGCATTGCATATGGCACCAACGTTGCTGCTCAAGGCTTTGACAACCAACTGTACACTCTTGGTTACTgggtctttggtgtcttcTTCTGGACTATTATTGAATACGTTCTGCACCGCTTCTTGTTCCACCTTGACTA TTACCTGCCTGATAACCGCGTAGGAATATGTCTTCACTTTGTCCTCCATGGTATCCACCATTATCTACCAATGGATAGATACCGTCTTGTTATGCCACCCACTCTCTTCGCTGCTCTGGCTGCTCCTTTCTGGTGGGTGGCTCACAGCATCCTTTGCCACAACTGGTATGCTGCTGTAGCAGCCTACTGTGGAGGCGTCTTTGGATATGTCTGCTACGATCTGACGCACTACTTCCTTCACCACCAAGACTTGCCTCTGTGGTACAAGGACCTCAAGAAGTACCATCTTGCTCATCACTTTCTCGACTACGAGCTTGGTTTCGGCGTCACCAGTAGATTCTGGGACACCATTTTCGGCACTGAGCTTATTTACGACACCAAGAAGACAAAATAA
- a CDS encoding hypothetical protein (SECRETED:SignalP(1-28)~BUSCO:13339at5125) yields the protein MPSFSMPRGSWLLLIAVCLILLPGKAEAFGAGNIPSIAQVEGHNWRHGDIEDMLETIAFLHGKKWSSMLIKRVYFGNWLRDYSQAVDIGSLKGVNAETIRVLVWVLSFMAHGYATGEFEVTADRLGVYRPEEHIDNPLGYGDGLDARTFDKRLRGPVEPVETEIDPRTGMKNYIANEHGGWATSAAYLRYSLARSIHYGRLYTSGSSKGNEDDLCEALRCLGQSLHTLEDFSAHSNYCELALRELGYHSVFPHCGAHTEIKLHGKRVYPLVTGTFGAVDFLHSVIGEASDHFTQSEVDEVDVALKNAEGGSANRSSGGGERSLLGSFLGIKSTPGDFIGLVSKLPGVGDGFASQARDLKASSEAQEQRNRSYQQSRGDLTRDSANQVPGMSPDFDPVETARKIYPILEFRDKIVKAISRGISKVPGLEKLLEKISETLTAFILGLLAPFIRPIIQQVSKVLKDGSSSVITASAKSQYEPWDNPSCSDPTHSMLSKDHFTNILNSCAGRIAATILQYTVPRVLYAWENTGVSVDEVVDDVLRAFHHPAARDDHVEIQRDMFKTMKNWADEHPRRHELAHLLSSESVRNHKNHILNQVSGSSRSVGGGGCNHGTFGDMANAGHGKVAGSLWSQVKTRDLDSMEGKDGNPATGYMSNSPAPPSQTSFEYGQNPNYAGSNSGYSQQGGYNAPPPQQSYGGGYGGPPQPQYGAPPPGHYGGPQYGAPPPQQYGGPGYGAPPPQYPPYGQPGYGGPPPGNQPPPGWGQYPGSRHGY from the exons ATGCCGTCATTTTCCATGCCGCGGGGCTCATGGCTGCTGCTGATCGCAGTTTGCCTGATTCTCCTTCCTGGCAAAGCTGAGGCTTTTGGTGCTGGAAATATCCCCTCAATTGCTCAA GTCGAGGGTCACAACTGGCGTCATGGAG ACATTGAGGATATGCTCGAAACCATCGCGTTTCTTCATGGAAAGAAATGGTCCTCCATGCTGATCAAGCGTGTCTACTTTGGAAACTGGTTGCGCGACTACTCCCAAGCCGTTGATATCGGTAGTTTAAAGGGCGTCAATGCCGAGACAATCCGCGTTCTG GTTTGGGTTCTTTCGTTTATGGCTCACGGTTACGCCACTGGCGAATTCGAGGTCACCGCAGATAGACTCGGTGTCTATCGTCCAGAGGAACATATCGACAATCCTCTCGGCTATGGAGATGGACTTGATGCACGCACTTTTGACAAACGATTGCGAGGTCCAGTCGAGCCGGTAGAAACCGAAATAGATCCTCGCACGGGTATGAAAAACTATATCGCCAACGAACATGGTGGCTGGGCGACCAGTGCAGCCTACCTGCGATACAGTTTGGCCCGAAGCATTCACTATGGCCGTCTTTACACCAGCGGCTCAAGCAAAGGAAACGAGGACGACCTTTGCGAGGCGTTGAGATGCCTGGGGCAATCATTGCACACTTTGGAAGATTTTAGTGCCCACAGCAACTACTGTGAGCTTGCCCTTCGTGAGCTTGGATATCACTCTGTGTTCCCACACTGCGGTGCGCATACCGAGATTAAGCTTCACGGTAAGCGAGTATACCCCCTTGTGACTGGTACTTTTGGAGCCGTCGATTTTCTACACTCCGTTATTGGAGAAGCTTCGGACCACTTCACTCAGTCTGAAGTCGACGAGGTTGACGTTGCCCTCAAAAACGCCGAGGGAGGATCTGCCAACCGATCCAGTGGTGGTGGCGAACGCTCACTCCTTGGAAGTTTCCTTGGAATCAAGTCTACGCCTGGTGACTTTatcggtctggtatcgaAACTCCCTGGTGTTGGTGATGGATTCGCCTCTCAGGCTAGGGACCTCAAGGCCAGCTCCGAGGCTCAAGAGCAGCGTAACCGAAGCTATCAGCAGAGCCGCGGTGATTTGACTCGCGATAGCGCCAACCAAGTCCCTGGTATGAGCCCTGACTTCGACCCCGTTGAAACCGCACGCAAGATTTACCCTATCCTTGAGTTCCGTGACAAGATCGTCAAAGCCATCAGCCGTGGTATTTCCAAGGTCCCTGGACtggagaagcttcttgagaagaTCAGTGAGACTCTTACTGCTTTCATCTTGGGCCTTCTCGCCCCCTTCATCCGACCCATCATCCAACAGGTGTCGAAGGTCCTCAAGGACGGTTCGTCCAGTGTCATTACTGCCAGCGCCAAGTCTCAGTATGAGCCTTGGGACAACCCTTCATGCTCCGATCCTACTCACTCCATGTTGTCCAAGGATCATTTCACAAACATCCTCAACTCATGTGCTGGTCGCATTGCCGCCACCATTCTACAATACACAGTCCC GCGAGTTTTGTATGCATGGGAGAACACTGGTGTTTCCGTGGATGAGGTTGTCGATGATGTCCTCCGAGCATTCCACCATCCTGCTGCTCGCGACGACCATGTCGAAATTCAGCGAGATATGTTCAAGACCATGAAAAACTGGGCTGATGAGCACCCTCGTCGCCATGAGCTTGCCCACCTTCTCTCTTCCGAGTCTGTCAGGAACCACAAGAACCACATCCTTAACCAGGTCTCAGGCTCAAGCCGCAGtgtcggtggtggtggctgtAACCATGGCACATTCGGCGACATGGCCAATGCAGGACATGGTAAGGTTGCAGGTTCCTTGTGGTCTCAAGTCAAGACTCGCGACCTTGACTCTATGGAGGGTAAAGATGGAAATCCAGCGACAGGATACATGTCCAACTCGCCTGCCCCGCCTAGCCAGACCTCGTTCGAATATGGACAGAACCCCAACTACGCAGGATCAAACTCTGGGTACTCCCAGCAAGGTGGCTACAACGCTCCCCCACCGCAACAATCATACGGCGGTGGCTATGGCGGacctcctcagcctcagtACGGAGCTCCTCCCCCAGGACATTATGGTGGTCCCCAATATGGAgcgcctcctcctcagcaATATGGAGGTCCGGGTTATGGAGCACCCCCTCCTCAGTACCCTCCATACGGCCAGCCAGGCTACGGCGGACCTCCTCCTGGCAACCAGCCTCCTCCTGGCTGGGGACAGTATCCCGGCTCACGTCACGGTTACTAA
- a CDS encoding hypothetical protein (BUSCO:14434at5125): MAPFTRAAVDSTLAPAVQLLRITARPSVTPNRLGSHQRSDAQYGTLNTFGCLRRPSRLTRPKSQPSQLSLSTLETHNRREFHTYFVTHLPSSSVHPDSRSIGPGHKLPRDAATPHTPSAGPVPAVAPPYIPSTRDLTVVRIPMRRAKHHLGVATDRGSRPYNEDREQAGTISLPAFAKRAPRSVKHNPGEATAADSAWGDPQIFYFGVFDGHGGSECADFIRDELPGYIEKASEEFGLQSSLRKKKPSREGQPESTPSTKREALDAVHMKGPEEVRHEMNVPDTNSGAISEKPVHGERIHSATSPPAEVSDLAKAIRMEKNLVKEYRDTVGGYFRRFHPEHFVLSRDEFAVEGRKITIESVLAYAFLRADLDFVSAQARKVDPEDAKGSDDTPVNNDEVFGHPSTPSGHGIGGPARFKGGSTASIALISTPTPAPFWHPAAQSTLLCAHVGDSRILLCDTATGLAQPLTSDHHPSSPTESRRLRRYAPAGSMVSGDSFGEERIAGLANSRAFGDMKSKRIGVSAEPELTRVEMGPAQYSFLVLMTDGISGTLSDQEIVDVVKEARTPEDGARNIVKYATEVSSDGDNATCQVVRLGGWERRSEGGLGSLGTKEVRDARIAEAQDPRRGKR; encoded by the exons ATGGCACCGTTCACTCGCGCCGCTGTCGATTCAACACTTGCCCCTGCAGTTCAGCTCCTTAGGATCACAGCTCGACCTTCAGTGACCCCGAACCGTCTCGGTTCCCACCAGCGAAGCGACGCGCAATATGGGACATTAAATACTTTTGGCTGTCTGCGCCGACCC TCTCGGCTTACACGTCCGAAGTCGCAGCCCAGCCAATTATCTCTGTCGACACTCGAAACACATAATCGAAGAGAGTTTCATACTTACTTTGTGACACATCTGCCTTCGTCTTCCGTTCATCCCGATTCTCGTTCGATAGGACCCGGCCACAAGCTCCCTCGCGATGCTGCAACCCCTCACACTCCAAGTGCTGGGCCTGTCCCCGCTGTCGCCCCGCCTTACATCCCGTCAACCCGAGATTTGACTGTAGTACGAATTCCAATGCGGAGGGCAAAACATCATCTGGGAGTCGCGACAGATCGGGGAAGCCGTCCCTATAACGAAGATCGAGAACAGGCTGGCACAATCAGCCTTCCAGCCTTTGCCAAGAGGGCACCCAGGAGCGTAAAGCACAACCCAGGAGAGGCTACAGCTGCGGACAGCGCTTGGGGAGACCCTCAGATATTTTACTTTGGTGTTTTTGACGGACATGGTGGTAGCGAATGTGCTGATTTTATCCGCGATGAGTTGCCAGGGTATATTGAGAAGGCATCGGAAGAATTCGGGCTTCAGAGCAGTTTGCGCAAGAAAAAACCAAGTCGTGAAG GGCAACCTGAGAGTACTCCCTCGACGAAACGCGAGGCTCTTGATGCAGTCCACATGAAAGGACCGGAAGAGGTCAGGCACGAAATGAATGTACCTGATACAAACAGCGGTGCTATCTCTGAAAAGCCAGTGCATGGAGAGCGAATACACAGTGCAACATCACCGCCCGCCGAAGTCTCAGACCTTGCAAAAGCAATACGTATGGAGAAGAACTTGGTCAAGGAATACAGAGACACTGTCGGCGGTTACTTCAGGCGCTTTCACCCCGAACACTTTGTTCTCTCACGAGATGAATTCGCTGTAGAAGGACGCAAGATTACGATCGAATCGGTGCTTGCGTATGCCTTCTTACGTGCGGATCTGGATTTTGTATCAGCCCAAGCACGAAAGGTCGACCCCGAAGATGCGAAAGGATCCGATGATACCCCTGTCAACAACGACGAGGTCTTTGGCCACCCGTCTACGCCCTCTGGTCATGGCATAGGAGGTCCGGCAAGATTCAAAGGAGGTTCTACGGCCTCGATAGCCCTCATTTCTACACCAACGCCCGCCCCCTTTTGGCATCCAGCAGCCCAGAGCACGTTACTTTGCGCGCATGTTGGAGATAGCCGTATACTTCTTTGCGACACCGCTACTGGCTTAGCTCAGCCTTTGACATCCGATCACCATCCCAGTAGCCCGACCGAGAGTCGACGGTTACGACGATATGCACCTGCTGGATCAATGGTTTCTGGCGATAGTTTCGGCGAGGAACGCATTGCCGGCTTGGCCAATAGTCGCgctttcggagatatgaaAAGCAAGCGCATTGGTGTCTCGGCTGAACCAGAGCTTACGCGGGTTGAGATGGGCCCTGCACAATACTCTTTCCTTGTCCTAATGACGGATGGTATTTCAGGAACTCTTAGCGATCAGGAGATCGTCGACGTTGTTAAAGAGGCTCGCACGCCTGAGGATGGCGCTCGTAACATCGTCAAGTATGCCACCGAAGTTTCCTCCGACGGCGATAATGCGACATGCCAAGTGGTACGCCTGGGCGGCTGGGAGCGTCGATCTGAAGGTGGACTGGGAAGTCTTGGGACCAAGGAGGTCCGTGATGCCCGCAttgcagaagctcaagatccACGACGAGGGAAGAGGTGA
- a CDS encoding hypothetical protein (BUSCO:28258at5125) translates to MGESGTAASAEADGSEASKKDLPPVVEIDASGDIVLDVTFETSASTLNKTRKVELAASRKAGTQPPDRSTLKSKVRVGYRVNLAALKKHSKYFSNLLSNSQFREAKLISDVHEKLAQLKINANEADVQDLPWIPITDDDDATKAAGRENTMEDILNIIHQRPTKTSRGTMPYITTLAIVADRFDCVAAVARVLNTDLKFRWPLTSNKPLRNEDGRPTETEQVLRQKILVAWLLGQPMRLQQSTREIIMRGSSLWSEFHDQDTTMTAAWWNLPDGLEEELRHRRECILNTVSSVQRHFLALFSSRERQCKLGYDSSAACDSYQLGQMLKFFVNKNLLFLVDYSPASLNMVPDTAMIEIEELLSTLQQCPSYQVDKHHTNCGLRTRLEPILIYMRSMLSANVIAIPYADWKRRPTEISWLAEKEHGADDRDSAPKKFQFTRAIANDQRLRYEGALYVDKMAKAMFLADEWDWTPES, encoded by the exons ATGGGCGAGTCTGGGACTGCAGCATCCGCCGAGGCGGACGGGTCAGAGGCTTCTAAGAAAGATCTGCCTCCCGTGGTAGAAATAGATGCTTCTGGTGATATTGTCTTGGATGTAACCTTTGAGACTTCTGCCAGCACTCTCAACAAAACTCGCAAAGTTGAGCTTGCTGCCAGTAGGAAAGCTGGTACTCAGCCCCCTGACCGCTCAACTCTGAAGTCAAAGGTCCGGGTGGGATATCGAGTCAATTTGGCGGCTCTAAAGAAGCACTCAAAGTACTTCTCAAATCTTCTATCCAATTCTCAATTTAGAGAAGCCAAGCTGATCTCAGATGTACACGAAAAGCTCGCCCAACTGAAGATCAACGCAAACGAGGCCGATGTCCAGGACCTACCCTGGATTCCAATCaccgacgatgatgacgcAACTAAAGCTGCTGGACGTGAGAACACCATGGAAGATATACTCAATATCATACACCAGAGGCCTACAAAAACGTCTCGTGGCACCATGCCATACATCACTACTCTGGCAATCGTTGCCGATCGCTTCGATTGTGTAGCGGCAGTAGCTCGGGTTTTGAACACAGACCTCAAGTTTAGGTGGCCATTGACGTCGAACAAACCCCTAAGAAATGAGGATGGACGACCTACAGAGACAGAGCAAGTGTTGCGCCAAAAGATTCTGGTCGCATGGCTACTAGGACAACCCATGCGTCTACAACAATCAACCCGAGAAATTATCATGAGAGGATCAAGTCTTTGGAGCGAGTTTCATGATCAGGATACCACTATGACGGCTGCGTGGTGGAATCTACCAGATGGTTTAGAGG AGGAGCTTCGACATCGGCGTGAGTGTATTCTCAACACCGTTTCTTCCGTCCAACGTCACTTCCTCGCTCTGTTCTCCTCTCGCGAGAGGCAATGCAAACTAGGATATGACTCGAGTGCGGCATGCGACTCTTATCAGCTTGGACAAATGCTCAAGTTTTTTGTGAACAAAAATCTGCTGTTTCTCGTGGATTATAGTCCGGCGTCTTTGAATATGGTGCCAGACACTGCCATGATTGAGATCGAGGAACTATTATCTACACTTCAGCAGTGTCCGAGTTACCAAGTTGATAAACATCATACAAACTGTGGTTTACGAACACGCCTGGAACCAATCTTGATTTACATGCGGTCCATGCTTTCAGCAAACGTCATCGCGATCCCTTATGCCGACTGGAAGAGGCGACCGACTGAGATCTCGTGGCTCGCCGAAAAGGAGCATGGAGCCGATGACAGAGACAGTGCACCCAAGAAGTTTCAGTTTACACGAGCTATTGCGAACGATCAGAGGCTACGTTACGAGGGAGCTCTTTATGTTGATAAAATGGCAAAGGCTATGTTTTTGGCAGATGAATGGGACTGGACACCTGAGAGCTGA
- a CDS encoding hypothetical protein (TransMembrane:7 (o6-32i53-76o88-110i146-173o179-198i210-230o295-314i)), which produces MAVDVFAVPVFLVVFRETLETVIIVSVLLAFLKQTLDGPNGDIKVYKQLKRQVWLGTGIGFSICMVVAAALIGVFYTVGSNSWDKHEYYYEGAFSLFASLIISVMGAALLRIGKMQSKWRVKLAKAIESPIKTGSKGWFKQFVERYAMFVLPFVTVLREGIEAVVFVAGVSFSASAKSIPLPTVVGLFAGCCVGYLLYKGGASTKLQFFLVLSTCLLYLVGAGLFSRAVWSFEMAKWNEYVGGEADEFGNGPGSYDIDQSVWHVNCCTSTDQIQNGWGIFNAILGWTNSATYGSVISYNLYWICVMTGFIIMRFKETHGRYPFGKAKAHANAVDDAESQAASSPSNVPNEKTTTA; this is translated from the exons ATGGCGGTTGATGTCTTTGCGGTTCCCgtcttcctcgtcgtcttTCGAGAGACTCTCGAGACAGTCATCATCGTGTCCGTCCTCCTTGCCTTCCTCAAGCAAACGCTCGACGGGCCCAATGGTGATATCAAAGTATACAAGCAACTGAAACGTCAG GTTTGGCTCGGGACGGGCATTGGCTTCTCTATCTGCATGGTCGTTGCCGCCGCTCTCATCGGCGTCTTCTATACCGTCGGAAGCAACTCCTGGGATAAGCACGAATACTACTATGAGGGGGCATTCAGCCTATTCGCTTCCCTCATTATTTCTGTCATGGGCGCTGCTCTTCTCCGTATCGGCAAGATGCAGTCCAAGTGGCGCGTCAAGTTGGCAAAAGCTATCGAGTCCCCAATCAAAACTGGGAGTAAGGGCTGGTTTAAGCAGTTTGTTGAGAGATACGCCATGTTTGTCCTACCTTTTGTCACAGTCCTCCGAGAGGGCATTGAGGCCGTTGTCTTCGTTGCTGGAGTATCTTTCTCAGCTTCGGCCAAGTCCATTCCTTTACCTACTGTTGTCGGTCTCTTCGCCGGCTGCTGTGTCGGTTACCTCTTGTACAA GGGTGGCGCGAGTACCAAACTCCAGTTCTTCCTTGTTCTCTCCACCTGTCTCTTGTACCTCGTTGGTGCAGGCCTCTTCTCTAGGGCTGTATGGAGCTTCGAGATGGCCAAATGGAACGAGTATGTCGGTGGTGAAGCAGACGAGTTCGGTAACGGACCTGGCTCTTACGATATTGACCAGAGTGTTTGGCATGTTAAT TGTTGTACCTCTACCGATCAGATTCAGAATGGCTGGGGCATCTTCAACGCTATTTTGGGTTGGACAAATTCGGCTACATACGGCTCTGTTATTTCTTACAACCTATACTGGATTTGTGTCATGACCGGCTTCATTATCATGCGCTTCAAAGAGACACATGGCAGGTATCCGTTCGGAAAGGCAAAGGCTCATGCCAACGCTGTTGATGATGCCGAGAGTCAAGCGGCCTCTTCTCCAAGCAACGTCCCCAATGAAAAGACCACAACAGCATAA